In Halovivax gelatinilyticus, the following are encoded in one genomic region:
- a CDS encoding M28 family peptidase, with amino-acid sequence MTEWIGETFCSTVGWDHLERLVDIDHRMAGSEGERAGAEATRDVLDEVGCRNARLDEFDLQGWTRGNSDVTHPETGATYESIALPRSPSADVRAEFVDLGYGTPGDFESTDLDGKIVMVASNMPSYHDRLIHRREKYYYAVEAGAAGFVFRNHVEGQLPPTGSIGRPGHPIGEIPAVGVSKEVGTTLGRRFDGDELKLSIEADVHPATSQNVHAELGPETDERLLVTCHVDGHDIGDGAMDDGAGTATMVEVAKILADREDELATRVEFVGFGAEEVGLCGSEHHATTCDPSTVKAVMNLDGVVRGRTLQFFTHTFDELGDAARRVTERFDHPIRLIPREGYRGDQWPLVREGVPGYFISGVRESEGRGYGHTSADTLDKLDVRNLREQAVLLAELAVELASDDVSIPHRTREDVAESFESEGRAEGMKIIGEWPYE; translated from the coding sequence ATGACGGAGTGGATCGGAGAGACCTTCTGCAGCACCGTCGGCTGGGACCACCTCGAGCGGCTGGTCGACATCGACCACCGGATGGCCGGGAGCGAGGGCGAACGGGCCGGTGCGGAGGCGACCCGGGACGTACTCGACGAGGTCGGCTGTCGAAACGCGAGACTCGACGAATTCGACCTCCAGGGCTGGACCCGCGGCAATAGCGACGTGACCCATCCGGAAACGGGTGCGACCTACGAGTCGATCGCGCTGCCGCGTAGTCCGAGCGCCGACGTCAGAGCCGAGTTCGTCGACCTCGGCTACGGCACCCCCGGAGACTTCGAGTCGACCGACCTCGACGGGAAGATCGTGATGGTGGCGTCGAATATGCCGAGCTACCACGATCGGCTCATCCACCGCCGGGAGAAGTACTACTACGCCGTCGAAGCCGGCGCGGCCGGGTTCGTCTTCAGAAATCACGTCGAGGGGCAGCTCCCACCGACCGGCTCGATCGGCCGCCCGGGCCATCCGATCGGCGAGATCCCGGCCGTCGGCGTGAGCAAGGAGGTCGGAACGACGCTGGGACGGCGTTTCGACGGGGACGAGCTGAAACTCAGCATCGAGGCGGATGTCCACCCGGCGACGAGTCAAAACGTCCACGCCGAACTCGGTCCCGAGACCGACGAGCGCCTGCTCGTCACCTGCCACGTCGACGGTCACGACATCGGCGACGGCGCGATGGACGACGGCGCGGGAACGGCGACGATGGTCGAGGTGGCGAAGATTCTGGCCGACCGCGAGGACGAACTCGCGACGCGCGTCGAGTTCGTCGGCTTCGGCGCCGAGGAGGTCGGCCTCTGTGGCTCCGAACACCACGCGACGACCTGCGACCCGTCGACGGTGAAGGCGGTGATGAACCTGGACGGCGTCGTCCGCGGACGAACGCTCCAGTTTTTCACGCACACCTTCGACGAACTCGGCGATGCAGCCCGACGGGTCACAGAGCGATTCGATCATCCGATCCGGCTCATCCCAAGGGAGGGCTACCGAGGCGACCAGTGGCCGCTGGTCAGAGAGGGCGTCCCGGGCTACTTCATCTCGGGCGTCAGAGAGTCCGAAGGGCGCGGGTACGGACACACGTCGGCCGACACGCTCGACAAATTAGACGTTCGAAACCTCCGAGAGCAGGCCGTGCTTCTCGCCGAGCTGGCCGTCGAACTCGCGAGTGACGACGTCTCGATCCCCCACCGAACCCGCGAGGACGTCGCCGAATCGTTCGAGTCAGAGGGACGGGCTGAGGGGATGAAAATCATCGGCGAGTGGCCCTACGAGTAA
- a CDS encoding ABC transporter ATP-binding protein, giving the protein MSSQRTAARSTSQAASKPVIELDGVSKSFPIEDSLLDRLFGTRTSLKAVSDVTLSAHEGETLGIVGESGSGKSTLANLVTGLYTPTEGEIRINGTPVGGARSRDTDLLADVGVVFQNATSSINPRMKVGESIAEPLRTQGWSADEREQRIDELLELVDLSSRHVDRYAHELSGGQAQRVAIARAIATEPSVLVLDEPVSALDVSVKGSILNLLMEIQRELGLTYVFISHDLSAVKHIADRIAVMYLGTLMEVGPAEQLFEVPSHPYTEALLAAIPDVDPSTTIQDVFILEGEVPSPVDPPDGCVFHTRCPIAEERCRTEVPDPQAVEDATSWCHFAAEVHRGE; this is encoded by the coding sequence GTGAGTTCACAACGTACGGCGGCCCGATCGACGTCGCAGGCGGCGTCGAAGCCGGTCATCGAACTCGACGGCGTCTCGAAGTCGTTTCCGATAGAAGACTCGCTGCTCGATCGGCTCTTCGGCACGCGAACGTCGCTCAAGGCGGTGTCGGACGTCACCCTCTCCGCCCACGAGGGTGAAACGCTCGGTATCGTCGGCGAGAGCGGCAGCGGCAAGTCGACGCTGGCGAATCTCGTGACCGGGCTGTACACGCCGACCGAGGGCGAGATACGGATCAACGGGACGCCGGTCGGCGGCGCTCGCAGTCGCGACACCGACCTGCTCGCCGACGTCGGCGTCGTCTTCCAGAACGCGACCTCGAGCATCAACCCGCGGATGAAAGTCGGAGAGTCGATCGCCGAACCGCTCAGGACGCAGGGCTGGTCCGCCGACGAGCGCGAACAACGGATCGACGAACTGCTCGAACTGGTCGATCTCTCGTCGCGCCACGTCGACCGCTACGCGCACGAACTCTCCGGCGGACAGGCCCAGCGCGTCGCCATCGCCCGCGCCATCGCGACCGAGCCGAGCGTACTCGTTCTGGACGAGCCCGTCTCGGCGCTCGACGTCTCCGTCAAGGGGAGCATCCTCAACCTGTTGATGGAGATCCAGCGGGAACTCGGCCTGACGTACGTCTTCATCAGCCACGACCTGAGCGCCGTCAAACACATCGCCGACCGAATCGCGGTCATGTACCTCGGGACGCTGATGGAAGTCGGGCCTGCCGAACAGCTCTTCGAGGTCCCCTCCCATCCCTACACCGAAGCGTTACTCGCGGCGATTCCGGACGTCGATCCGTCGACGACGATTCAGGACGTGTTCATCCTCGAAGGCGAGGTCCCGAGTCCCGTCGATCCGCCCGACGGCTGCGTCTTTCACACGCGCTGTCCGATCGCAGAAGAACGGTGCCGGACGGAGGTGCCCGACCCGCAGGCGGTCGAAGACGCCACCTCGTGGTGTCACTTCGCCGCGGAGGTCCACCGTGGGGAGTGA
- a CDS encoding ABC transporter ATP-binding protein: MSDPLLSIDNLHTHFETFDRTVHAVNGVSFDVQPGEIVGIVGESGSGKSVTALSAMRLEDPGRIVEGSIEYRGTDLTAATDEEIRRLRGRGMSMVFQDPMTTLNPVFTVSEQIIESLKIHDDPDNQTLREYLNLPLLSDRADWAEKRDRVVELMSEVGIPNPGERLDAYPHEFSGGMRQRAMLAIALASEPDLLICDEPTTALDVTIQAQILKIIADLRDSREMSVVMITHDIGVVADVCDRVVVMYGGEVMETGTTEQILTEPRHPYTQALLRCMPQGATRKEPLETIDGQVPDQLGGITGCPFASRCEYAHDRCRNSPMPVVDCGDGQHAKCCNLDGVPDPDDEPVGVEGSL, encoded by the coding sequence ATGAGCGATCCACTACTCTCAATCGACAACCTGCACACGCACTTCGAGACGTTCGACCGAACCGTCCACGCCGTAAACGGCGTCTCGTTCGACGTCCAGCCCGGCGAGATCGTCGGTATCGTCGGCGAGAGCGGTAGCGGCAAGTCCGTCACCGCGCTGTCGGCGATGCGACTGGAGGACCCGGGCCGAATCGTCGAGGGGTCGATCGAGTACCGCGGAACGGACCTGACGGCGGCGACCGACGAGGAGATCCGTCGGTTGCGCGGCCGCGGCATGTCGATGGTCTTTCAGGACCCGATGACGACGCTCAACCCGGTCTTTACCGTGAGCGAGCAGATCATCGAATCGCTGAAGATCCACGACGATCCCGACAACCAGACGCTGCGCGAGTACCTGAACCTTCCACTGCTCTCCGATCGGGCCGACTGGGCCGAAAAGCGCGACCGAGTCGTCGAACTCATGTCAGAGGTGGGCATTCCGAACCCAGGCGAACGACTCGACGCGTATCCACACGAGTTCTCCGGCGGAATGCGCCAGCGCGCGATGCTCGCCATCGCCCTGGCCAGCGAGCCGGATTTACTCATCTGTGACGAGCCCACGACCGCGCTCGACGTGACGATTCAGGCTCAGATCCTGAAGATCATCGCGGATCTGCGCGACTCGCGGGAGATGTCCGTCGTGATGATCACCCACGACATCGGCGTCGTCGCCGACGTCTGCGATCGCGTCGTCGTCATGTACGGCGGCGAGGTGATGGAGACCGGGACGACCGAACAGATCCTCACGGAGCCGCGCCACCCCTACACGCAAGCGCTGCTTCGGTGTATGCCCCAGGGGGCCACGCGGAAGGAACCTCTAGAGACGATAGACGGACAGGTACCCGACCAACTCGGTGGCATCACCGGTTGTCCGTTCGCTTCGCGCTGTGAGTACGCCCACGACCGCTGTCGAAACAGCCCGATGCCGGTGGTCGATTGCGGCGACGGACAGCACGCGAAGTGCTGTAACCTCGATGGGGTTCCCGATCCCGACGACGAACCGGTGGGCGTGGAGGGATCGTTGTGA
- the nikC gene encoding nickel transporter permease: protein MSTDVPEQPTMRARARSFGRRARAVYHSRKVAQFRANKLNIIGLAIVLALLFTAIFAPFLAPHDPEQQNLEDRLEGPSLEHPLGTDQLGQDILSRLIYGSRISLMIGVAVVGISLAIGTAVGVAAGYAGGYVDEALMRLVDILLAFPGLLLALVIAGILGPSLTNIMIALAIVGWTSYARVVRGSVLSVKQQEYVKASQLMGTSRIRVVGRHILPNVMGPVVVLATLDMATVILATAGLSFLGLGAQPPTPEWGTMIAEGREYLQSAWWVVNLPGLAIMLAVLGFNLLGDGLRDLLDPKEADSVQNKGL, encoded by the coding sequence ATGAGCACCGACGTTCCCGAGCAACCGACGATGCGCGCCAGAGCGCGGTCGTTCGGCCGTCGCGCGCGAGCCGTCTATCACTCGCGAAAGGTGGCTCAGTTCCGCGCGAACAAGCTGAACATCATCGGACTCGCCATCGTCCTCGCGCTGCTTTTCACCGCGATCTTCGCGCCGTTTCTGGCGCCGCACGATCCCGAACAGCAGAACTTAGAGGACCGATTGGAAGGTCCGTCGCTCGAGCACCCGCTCGGCACCGACCAGCTCGGCCAGGACATCCTCTCGCGGCTCATCTACGGCTCGCGTATCTCGCTCATGATCGGAGTGGCCGTCGTCGGCATCTCACTCGCTATCGGAACGGCCGTCGGGGTGGCTGCCGGCTACGCCGGCGGCTACGTCGACGAGGCGTTGATGCGCCTCGTCGACATCCTGCTCGCGTTCCCCGGGCTGTTGCTGGCGCTCGTCATCGCCGGCATCCTCGGACCCAGCTTGACCAACATCATGATCGCACTCGCGATCGTGGGCTGGACGAGTTACGCGCGCGTCGTTCGCGGGAGCGTCCTCTCGGTCAAGCAACAGGAGTACGTCAAAGCGAGCCAGCTGATGGGAACGAGTCGCATTCGCGTCGTCGGTCGTCACATCCTGCCGAACGTGATGGGTCCGGTCGTCGTGCTCGCGACGCTCGATATGGCGACGGTCATCCTCGCGACCGCGGGTCTCTCGTTCCTGGGGCTCGGCGCACAGCCGCCCACGCCGGAGTGGGGGACGATGATCGCGGAGGGACGCGAGTACCTCCAGAGCGCCTGGTGGGTGGTCAACCTTCCGGGCCTGGCGATCATGCTCGCCGTCCTCGGATTCAACCTCCTCGGGGACGGACTGCGCGACTTGCTCGATCCGAAAGAAGCCGATTCAGTCCAGAACAAGGGGCTCTGA